The Gossypium arboreum isolate Shixiya-1 chromosome 6, ASM2569848v2, whole genome shotgun sequence DNA window CCTAATATAGGGATTGAATTATCGGTGAAAATACTTGACATGCCCACTATATAGGGGTTGAATTAAATTACCacatttattattaaatagttcaatttaatcccttttactattaaagaaaattaattaaagtcattttagcaaaatcaatatttattgtttaaaaaatgTTTTTACTATTTAATAGAGTTCACATCTTTAAAGTTATTATCAATGGCGAAGTTAGAAATTCTTTTTAGGaggtcgaaattaaattgtaaattttactatagtaaaaatataatttcatcataTTAATAGCctctatctttataattttaaaagattaaatcaaatttgtaTCATTGttgggggccaaagtgtaattttacctttattaatttaaaattttaaaaatctcaaagagcctaaataaaaaaatttccattttaagGGGAGTCAAGGCCTCTGCTAACCTCCTGATTTTGCCTCAAACTATTATGAttctgaaaataaaatattttgtttggagTTAAActgtaaaataaatttaatattatttcttaAACAATAATTGTTAAAATTCAatcttatttgattcttttaatagtataaagattaatttaatCCTATTCCTCTAATAAAAGGACCTACCAAATACTTTTACCCTCaagtattttaaaatataatgattaatttGATCCAGTCTCTACGATAAAAGAATCTACAAGTACTTTCCTATGAATTATGCCAAATTATAGTGATTAAACCTCGAATTTAAGCATAAAAGGACTAAAATCACAATTTGACCCATTTGAAAAGATTGATGGCCAAGATTCAAATGAAAGATTTGAGTGAATGAAACATCATAGATCAGCTCTCTACTGAGTACTACTGCCTACTGGTGACCAATGGAAAGGATGGGTAGTTTCAGTAAAAGGACAAAGGAAAGGGCAAAATGTAATCAGAAAAAGGTAGTGGGGAATCTATGGGACTATGTCTAGGGTAAGGtttaagaaaaaagaagaaattaaaaaaaCAGTGGAAAAGCCTTTTTCCTTGAGAAGccattttcaatttttaaatcatttcaaagttttggattattttaaatttagattattttgggtttaggttattttaattttgggtttatcaaaaaaaattaaaattgtattgttttagggtttaaattattttaaatttttatcattaggGTTTGACACTCAAGTTTTAAGATTGTTTTATGCAATAGGAATGTTGGGACTTAATTTTGGTGGggtctaattaaaattttcaaacattttaaaagtttaacgaattttttaaaatttagggtctaattaaaatttttatgagaTTAATgagaatttacaaaaaaaaattaagagaacttaattaaaattttcaaaaaattatcaaGGGGCAAGGCCCCATGGCCATCATTACCATTTACACTTGGTTTTGAGCTACTTGTTCAAACATTTTTCAAGTTCGAATTGtcaattttttataatcaaaTCAAATTTACAATTCATGAAAAAATAAACTTTGCATGACGATCTACAATACATGAAATTCATCACTGTTTGTGCTATATACAGATTAAATTACTCAATTTATAatagattttatatttttaccatGTTTTCAAATTTGAAGCTACCATGTATCATCATTGTTATCAGTTGTCAGTGTCACTTCAATGTATTTTAATAGTGTTAATCAGATACTTAAAAAAAGTACCAAATTAACTTTTGGTTTCTAAATTTAGATGCCAGttaagtattaaaaaaaaaaatagggacCTAGTAGAAAATTTAGCCAAGATATACAACCTTTGCAACACATCAAGGGACAATTAAGAAGAGGCTAAATTAGCATTGGTGCAGGCTATTTTCCAACATCTGAAAAAGGGGTTTATAGTGCATGCTAATACGTGGTCAGAAACCTGGAAATAACTGATTAGATGCTTTGTTTCAGCCAATAAAAACATGGATTTAATCAGTATTTCTATGTATGTATCTAACCGAGTTTAGTAATTAATATTCTACATTTTATAAGTCTATTAAAGGTAGATGTTACTTACGAATTTTAAAGTTACATCAGATATTTTCTTAGATAAAATGAGACAAAATTGATAGTTTAGGTATTGCTTTTAACCCCATAAAAACTTGGTAAAAAAACCTCTTTAGTCCCTCTCAATTTTGAAATAGAAAATTGGTTTCTTCAAAAAATTAGAGTAGTTTAATCCTTGTCAATTTCGAAAGTGAGCAACTATAAGAATAATTAATCACTGCGTTAATGCCATTCATCAATTGTACTTAATTCTAATTGACATAGTGACAAATTAGCCTTCGATGTTTACATATTTTGTTATTTTGGCTTTAATTCTAGAAAATCAACAAATCCAACCTTaacatttacatatttacacAAATGTTGCAGGATAATTTTGTTAAATTAGGCCAAATTAACAAAATACATAAACTCTGAaggctaaattttttattataccaatcaaaatcatgtacAGTTGGTTGCTCACTTTTGAAATTGACGAGATTAAATTGCTTTGATTTTTTTGAGAGATACTAATTTGCTCAATTTCGAATGAGAGGGATTGGAAAGGcctttttaccaaaaaaaaaaactttattttgGGAAAAGCAGTACAGTTTTGGGGGGGGGGGCAATTTTGTAGTTATCCCTCTAATCCAAATTATGTCAAACTAAAATAGGGGAGGATCAagtcacaaaattcatcatattaaaaggactaaaagaaaattaaaccaaaaacTTGAAAACCCATATTATTAAAAAGGCTATTGCAGGTCATAAGTGGGGGACCTGAGTTTCACAGTTATGGTAGCTtaacctaaaaaataaaaaaacaagtaATAATGGAGTCAAAGCATATACATATTACAATAATAAGTGCTGAATATTTATAACTTGTTTTTACCTCATTCATAGACATTTACACCAATGACCAAACCCTACTTCATAGTAATCCCCACCTCTCATTCTCTTTAAAAACCAATCAATTTTCAAAACCTAATTGCAGAAAAATTCTTACCAAATTTGTGTTTTTTTTAGCAAAACATTGAATGGTGTCTGGTCATAGGTTTGTAAATTTAAAATCTCTTAAGAATTGCAGATACCATTTTGTAAATAAACGACAAAACTGCCCAATTTGCATCTTCAATATCAtctgtgtgtgtatatatatatatatatatatatatactgtaaGAGAAAATCACATGCACATGCATTTCAATGTATTTGGAATTTTTGTTCGTTGTTGTGCATCTTAAATTCATCTTCAAGGGCAAAGTTGGTGATTTTAATATTACGGGGTCGAGATGAAATTGTAACATTTTTGGAGGTTTAAAAAGAAGTTGGTGTTGAAAggactttaattaaattattggtTTTTGAGAGGGACTAGAAATGAAAATTTCCATTTAATCAATAGGCttaagttttattattaattttttggaAGAGGTAAAAATGCAATTTTTGTATTGAACTAAGGGGCCAAATGTTTCAATTGTTCGGAAAAGATTGTTGGCATAAAGATAAATTTAACCGATAATGTTtgcatattttgttaatttagtactttttaagttaaatttaactattaacttttaaaaatcaaatcACTTCTTAACGGAAATGTTAAAAACATTATTTGTTTAGTGATATTGGGATGACAACCAACATAATAGTCTAAATGTATTTTGTTGACATgacataataaataattttaaaataataaaaatattttttaaaaaatatgaaatataccTAAATTATCATGTGGCTAccagatttaaaattttaacattttagttaatatttttattgaaaaccaATAATCgaataattttgaaaagttaataATCGTATTTGACTCTTTTTAAAAGATTGAGGACTGAatcaactaaaataaataaatgcatGTCTTAATTTATCATTATACCAAAACTCTTTTAAAGAGAGTAATAACAAGATTAGGTAAAAATATGTCAACAGTCCCTATATTAAGTAAAAACATAAATTGTTAAAGAAGTCCCCATATTATGCACATTTTTATAATTCAACAACAttaaactttttttcttttaaatgtgTAGAAAATGTCCTACCCATATCAAAATTGTTAAAATGTATATATCACATCatcaaatgataaaaaaaaaaaaaaagaagataactTTAAATGGGACTAGAAAGTAAAACtatcaaattataaataacaAAGAGACTGAATCGCCAAAATTATATTGTACAGGGGCCTTTTATAAAATTTGACCAATATTATTTGCTTAAAAGAGTTCAGTAGGATAAATATAGCTCTAACCAGTTCCCTGTTTCTTTTTCTCAGCCAATTTCATCTACATTCGCTACTCTACATACCTTGAAAAACCGACACGACATTCACCGGTGCTGATCACCAGTTTACAAGAACCGATTTAACCTGAGCCTCATGCATATGGAACACAAAATATGCCCTGTATTTTGTAGCTAACATAAAAACAATTTAGTGATAATGCTTTAGAGAAACCGGGTCGGAATATATTCATTTATTCTTAACGGATAGCTGTAGAATTCCTCGGTTCGAGAATCGCCTTTGCTGTGTTGGAACGGTTTCCACCACGGGATTCCTCTATCGTCCACCTGTTTTGCTTCTAATGTGTTATCGAGCACAGTCCCAACGATGATGGCCACGGTTGCAGGCGATGAAAAGAAGGTGTTCAATATACTGTTAAACTGCATGTGTTTGGAAAATTAGAATCGAGTGAATATTGGACCAGTGAAACAAAGAAGAAATCAGGAAGACTTACCCATCCGGCATTTGTTCTTACGGGTCCATGACCGTCACCGGTTGTGTTCATTACAAAGTATTGAGGAATCGATAACCCGAGGAATAGAGACACACCCAAAACATAGATGTTTCTCATGGAATTACTATTTGCAAACTGTATGAATGTGATCCCACAAGCAGCTGCATCAAGAGGGAAAAAAACGGGGCACGGAATTCCCGATTAAAGAAAAAATGAAATATCGAGATACAAGAAATATCATTATTATCGAGTTACTTACCGACAATACCCAATAAAATGCAATATATGGCTGCAAATATAGGTAACGGGATAGAGGCGAAGAATGCGCCGAATTTCCCTGGAAGAATGTATGGCGACACGATAAATATaacacaaaattttcaaaacgACTAAAGAGAAAGTACTAGAACTAACCGAATACGGAGAAGAATATCATAAAACCGGTGGAAATCTGTACCACCCTTCTGCTTCCTATATGTGTAAGTCCGAGAAGGCCGACATTTTCACTGCAATATCATTTAGATAAGACGcggaaataattttttttaagtattGTTGTCTATCTGTAACGGCATTTTATggttaataattatataaagaaCAGATTTTTTTTCCTTACACAGATGCAGTAGTACCAACGAGTGAACCAAAAAGTCCTTCGAGTAACATACCGATGCCCTACATTTACGAGCAAGATGAGTAAGTAATCTTCACTGATGAAAAAATAATATCATGCCATTCACGATAAGTTAAAAAAAAATGACACGATAATCTAGGAAAAGACCTGCAAGCCAATACTTCTGCTGAGTACATGTGCCGGAGGGGCTGTGGCACCCGAAAGCCGAGCTGCTGCAAAATAGGTTGCAGTTGACTGCATTGAAGGTCGGAGAAAGTTCAATTACCGACCAGTTGCTATACTAAAGCATCAATTGGATCAAGCGAAACTGAAACATTAAACTTAGAAAATAAAATCACTAAATAGATAGTGACTATACCTCGGCAGACGAAACGAGTGCAGCACCGATCATCCCGAACACATGGCTAGCTCTGAATATAGGCGTGCCCCATTGAAATGGGTACGGGATTTTAATCCTAGAAACAATGACATTAAATAAGGTGTTATAAAGAGGGTTTTTGCAAAACCGAACGCGATTAAGCAAGCAGAACAGCACGTTATGACCATACCAAGGTGCAGAAGACATTAGGTAAGATCGATCCGTGCGGCAACTCAGTTTAGTAGCAGTCTTAACGTTGTTGTAAGCACCAGACACGGTTAGGATAGCAGCAAAAGCCCACACAATTCCAATGCAAATAAGCAAGGCAAACCTCTCGAGTATTAGATGGGCTCTCGAGTGGACACGCTTCAGGTACTGCAGCAAACAAGTACAATAATCAAATCAACGAAAAAGAATGTCGGCGCGAAACGATGTTATTCTTGGAGTAGCTTACGTGCCTGTTGAGAAATAATCAGTAGAATAAGCATAGGCAGGCCGATTTCCACGCAGTTACCAAGCTGTATCATACATTAATTGCATTATTTATATCAGCATATTATTTGTCCCAACCAAGCATTAAAGTGTTCAAAGAAAAATTACCAATGGGAAGCCTCGTGCAAAGAGACCGAGACCAACGAGACAAACAACTGGTACCATGACTATGGGAGTAAAGAACCTAGAGAGAATCATGTTCAAGTAAAAACAAGATGCAAGCAATAAATAATATAGGTCGTATGAATTTATACTCGAAACTACCTTGTTAGCTCGCCCCATGCCCTACTGTACCCGAGGATGATATTAACAAAGGAAGCAACTATTAGTGATCCCTGAATGGTTCTTATACCGCGAATAAACCGCTACAATAAAGCAAACAAGCACCCAAGTCAGTCATTTATACGTTACTATTAGCATAGGCGAATCTTTTGGGGGGGGGGAGGCAGGGGGCTTTGCCcctcaaaaatgaaaatttttaattcagTCCTCTTATAAATTAATATAGTGAAGTTGCACTTTGAACACCCCAAATGAAAAAAATTCAATTCAGTCCTCttataaataaagaaattataaaCTAACATATAGTAAAATTGCGCTTTAGCCCccctaaaaatgaaaaaattctgTTTAGTCCCttcaaaatgatgaaattataaattaatacttaATGAACTTATATTTTGATCTAtggaaaattataattaaatttcagCCCCTGCTAAAAAAATTTCCTGGATTCGTCTTTACTATTAGTTCAACTTATATATATCCTACTAAACCGTATACATACATCATGCTCAGTTGCAAAGGTCTCATCGGTATAATCATTGATGATAGACAACAGCGGCAAGGTATAAGCAAACGATACACCCATCACTGTGGGAAGTCTCG harbors:
- the LOC108483518 gene encoding nucleobase-ascorbate transporter 3-like, giving the protein MGETENHQHHHHPPPPQVVAPPAAPPPNFALSRGPTWTPAEQLHQLQYCIHSNPSWPQALLLAFQHFIVNLGTTVLIASTMVPRMGGNHGDKARVIQVLLFMSGINTLLQTLIGSRLPTVMGVSFAYTLPLLSIINDYTDETFATEHDRFIRGIRTIQGSLIVASFVNIILGYSRAWGELTRFFTPIVMVPVVCLVGLGLFARGFPLLGNCVEIGLPMLILLIISQQYLKRVHSRAHLILERFALLICIGIVWAFAAILTVSGAYNNVKTATKLSCRTDRSYLMSSAPWIKIPYPFQWGTPIFRASHVFGMIGAALVSSAESTATYFAAARLSGATAPPAHVLSRSIGLQGIGMLLEGLFGSLVGTTASVENVGLLGLTHIGSRRVVQISTGFMIFFSVFGKFGAFFASIPLPIFAAIYCILLGIVAACGITFIQFANSNSMRNIYVLGVSLFLGLSIPQYFVMNTTGDGHGPVRTNAGWFNSILNTFFSSPATVAIIVGTVLDNTLEAKQVDDRGIPWWKPFQHSKGDSRTEEFYSYPLRINEYIPTRFL